The following coding sequences lie in one Mus musculus strain C57BL/6J chromosome 11, GRCm38.p6 C57BL/6J genomic window:
- the Vps25 gene encoding vacuolar protein-sorting-associated protein 25 isoform X1 yields the protein MLKFFFRQQQIGDKNRSHPTAAPPERSPEPFCCAVSPDMLRRRPEAPCRFRVFWATTMAMSFEWPWQYRFPPFFTLQPNVDTRQKQLAAWCSLVLSFCRLHKQSSMTVMEAQESPLFNNVKLQRHSLNLKPGKLPVESIQIVLEELRKKGNLEWLDKNKSSFLIMWRRPEEWGKLIYQWVSRSGQNNSVFTLYELTSGEDTEDEASSRFVGVS from the exons ATGTTGAAGTTTTTCTTTAGACAGCAGCAGATTGGTGACAAGAACCGTTCCCATCCCACTGCGGCGCCTCCCGAGAGGAGTCCGGAACCTTTCTGCTGTGCTGTCAGCCCGGACATGCTGAGGCGGAGACCGGAAGCCCCTTGTCGGTTCCGGGTTTTCTGGGCTACTACGATGGCGATGAGTTTCGAGTGGCCGTGGCAGTACCGCTTCCCGCCCTTCTTTAC GTTACAGCCGAACGTGGACACCCGGCAGAAGCAGCTGGCCGCCTGGTGCTCTCTGGTTCTGTCCTTCTGCCGCCTGCACAAACAGTCCAGCATGACGGTGATGGAAGCCCAGGAGAGCCCGCTTTTCAACAACGTCAAGCTACAGC GCCATTCCCTTAACCTTAAGCCAGGGAAACTTCCTGTGGAGTCAATTCAGATTGTATTAGAAGAACTGAGAAAGAAAg GGAACCTCGAGTGGTTGGATAAGAATAAGTCTAGCTTCCTGATCATGTGGCGGAGGCCAGAAGAATGGGGGAAACTCATTTACCAATGG GTTTCCAGGAGTGGCCAGAATAACTCTGTGTTTACTCTGTATGAACTGACGAGTGGGGAAGACACAGAGGATGAAG
- the Vps25 gene encoding vacuolar protein-sorting-associated protein 25 isoform 4 (isoform 4 is encoded by transcript variant 4), which produces MAMSFEWPWQYRFPPFFTLQPNVDTRQKQLAAWCSLVLSFCRLHKQSSMTVMEAQESPLFNNVKLQRKLPVESIQIVLEELRKKGNLEWLDKNKSSFLIMWRRPEEWGKLIYQWVSRSGQNNSVFTLYELTSGEDTEDEASSRFVGVS; this is translated from the exons ATGGCGATGAGTTTCGAGTGGCCGTGGCAGTACCGCTTCCCGCCCTTCTTTAC GTTACAGCCGAACGTGGACACCCGGCAGAAGCAGCTGGCCGCCTGGTGCTCTCTGGTTCTGTCCTTCTGCCGCCTGCACAAACAGTCCAGCATGACGGTGATGGAAGCCCAGGAGAGCCCGCTTTTCAACAACGTCAAGCTACAGC GGAAACTTCCTGTGGAGTCAATTCAGATTGTATTAGAAGAACTGAGAAAGAAAg GGAACCTCGAGTGGTTGGATAAGAATAAGTCTAGCTTCCTGATCATGTGGCGGAGGCCAGAAGAATGGGGGAAACTCATTTACCAATGG GTTTCCAGGAGTGGCCAGAATAACTCTGTGTTTACTCTGTATGAACTGACGAGTGGGGAAGACACAGAGGATGAAG